The genomic region AGACGAAGTCCAACCACAATAAAACTTTACAGTGATTTTTTGGACTAGAGGGACCCTAAAAGGTTCGGGGGGAGGCCAGAAGAGCTAGGGGAGAGCCACGAGCTCATAGGGCGCGCCCTTGAGCTCGCGGGCCCCCTATAGCACTCCTTGACCTCCACCTCTTTAAATCCCCAAATACTCccaaaccaatagagagccacccgaaacacttttttcgccaccacaagcttctgttcttttgggatcccatctggaggccttttcctacactttgccggaggggaatcgatcacggagggcttctacatcattctTGCTGCCTTTTgatgatacgtgagtagttcaccacagacctatgggtccatagctagtagctagatggctttttctctctctttgatcttcaataccatatgctcgatcttcttggagttctatccaatgtaatcttctttttgcggtgtgtttgttgtgatccggtgaattgtggatttatgatcagattattcattgaaagtaattgagtcttttctgaactttattatgcatgattgttgtagctttgtatttctctccagtctatccgtttggtttggccaactagattgatttatctcaATGGGagtggtgctttgtaatgggttcaatcctACGGTGCTCTATATCCCAATGACATAGtaggggacaagacacatatttgtattgttctcattaaggataaaatgacagagtttattcatattgattgtgtttactttgtctacatcatgtcatcttgcttaaggcgttactccgtttgtcatgaacttaataccatagatgcatattggatagcggttgattggtggagtaatagtagtagatgcatgcaggagtcagtctacttatctcggacgtgatgcctatatacatgatcattgtcgtgAATATGTCATAACTATACGCTTTtccatcaattgcccaacattaatttgttcacccatcgtatgctgtgtttgagagagaaggctctagtgaaaactatggccccccgggtctacttCAACCATATTATAAAATCAAAAATACagtgctgcaatttatttacttttattttactttgtaatttacccatctacctatacaagatttgatccttgcaagtaatgaGTTCAAGGAGATTGACAACCCTTTTGCCCATGTTGGGTGCAATTATTTGCTTTTAGGTGCTGGAGACGGGAATTTGCGTGGTTCTTCTATtggtttgataaaccttggttctcacagaaggaaatacttatctctactgtatcgcatctcccctcctcttcgggAAAAAACCCAACGCGGCTCACAAGTAGCACACCTCCCACGGAGTGATAAAATTTAGGTCATtcatttgagggaaatttgttactgtcctacaaaaaatctgcgtttggaggcccaacaaagtctataAGAAGAAAGTTGCATAGTAGAAATCACATCTCATCAACATTGCATCAACATCATATTATTTTAATTAATTTGAATAATTTATTTCTCCATTTGTTAAATGGTGAATAAATAAATCCCTTCTCCCTTTTGATGTTCTAGTCCGAGACTCACCCCCGAAGGATCATATTGCACACTTTTTGTGATATTTGAAAGCTAACCAGATAATATCAGGATTTTAGCACAACCCTAGCTAGCACTTGTAGCCCATACTCATTCATTTAAGTGAATGAAGATATTTCCAAGTTCACTAGTTAAAAATTTCGAATTGAACGAGTTATTTTGCATGGCCTCGTTATAGTATAGAGGGGGCACATATAAAGTTCCATGTTATTTAGAATTCATTTGATGCCCGAACATTTAAATATTAGGGCGCTACAATAggttaaataattaaataaattgcTATTAAAACTGCTAAGAAGGCAGCTCCCTTTCCTCCATCATAAACCCCGCCTGTAGCACCTAGTCCTCTACCCCCGGTATATAAGGCAAAACCCTCTCTTCTTACTAAGGCAAATCCTTCATTTTTAGGAGAGTAACCCCCCCCCCTTCCTACCACAACTGCCACTCTAGCCACTTCCCTCTCCATCTAATCTCCCCCACCTGAAACCCTTGTCCCACGATCTGCACCGTCGATCTAGACTATTCGATCCAAATCGAGCAACTCCTAGCCTCCCCCACCAACTGCAGCCCCCCGACCATCCGACGTGGCTTGCCCAGGCCCTCTAAGCCCATCTAGGGCCCGAGGAACCGCCGACACCCAAGACATTGCATACATCCGCCAGGGGAGGGCTTGTGCCCACCTAGGCAACTGCAAGGGCTGCCACAGAGCTCCTCTGAAGAGCCTACCCCGCGCTCCTCCTGATCTTCGTAAGCTGCCGTCGCCGCCGGGACCTCCTTCCCCGCCCCTatgtcctcctccttccctctctttcTTCTTCACTTTGTTCCCTGCCCCTCTCACCTCTGCTTCTCTCTGACATTGAACAGATGCGAAGACTGAGACGCGGCACTCTTGGCCGGCCCAGAGCTTTAGTGACGGCTCTAGTGACCAGTGGTGTCCGTTGTGGACCGGCATTAATACGACGCGGGGAGCGGAGTTGTGGCCACGTGGGAGATCTTTTTGGATGGAACCAAGGTGTCGGCATACGTgatggcggtccggatgcccgTAAATCTCCCCTGGTTTGCGTGACTTCGGACAAGCGAACAATTTCATGGACCGATAGGGGTACCGTGGTGGATGGCTCGCATCGTTCGAACAACTCGGTTGGCATGTTTACGGCCGTTTTGAGGTTCCCGTTGGAGATGAGCTTTAGAATGTCCGGCTCCCTGCCCCGGTTGCAAGTTTGTACAGGAAACCAGTCCAGTGGCACTCGGGCCTTGACAGAGGTGAAGCGCATGGTTATGGATCAATCAAAGTAGACGCAAGATTCAGGAATACATGGAGACAATTTCACACCCGAGAGGTAGAAACAATGATTCTTTGTATTGCTTCCAGTTTCATAATCGTTTGCAGTGCGTAGAACAATTTTAGTAATCAGGTGCAGTTCTAATTCCTCTCTCCACCTTTGCGGAGACAGTGTCTGGCACCATGAAAATCCAATTCCAAACTATCCAACACTTGCTGTTGACATCCATGGCTATTGTCCGAATCCTTAGCCACTACACTGCTAGTTGTTCGACCCCCAGCGTGACCAGGTGGGTTAGCTCGCCGATCGTCAGCGTGTGCTCGCCCACGGGGATCCTTCGGACCCCGTCCCGGTCGGCCACGCTGAGTTCGTTGCAGACGTCGAGGCCCATCTCCACGCGGACCACGCCGCCGGCGGGAACGTGCACCTTCTCGAACACAACCAGCTGACGAGCGGGCGCGCCGTGGGCCGCGGCGGCCGCAGCCGGAGGGGACGCGTACACGAGCACCGTATGCGCGCCGTCCCGGTCTCCGACGTTCTTCACGACCACGTGGACCGGGATGCCCTCGCACCGCGCGTGCGAGACACGCACATCGGCGGCGGCATGGCCAAGATGCTTCGTCGTgttgagggaggaggcggcggcggcgtggtgacCGGCAAGCTGGACGGTGAGTTGCGCCGGCGCGTGCGCGAGCGTGTGGGTGAACTTGGTGTAGCTGAGGCCGTGTCCAAACGGGTGGATGGTCGGGCCAGTGTAGAACCGATACGTCCGTCCGGGGTACCCCCTCGCCGGGTCGGCGCGCATCACCATGTTTGTCATCGGCGCCTTCTGCAGGTAATCCTGTGGGTACCATGTCACCGGCAGCTTCCCTCCTGCACCAATTCCAATCCAAAACCTATCAAACTCGTGTCCTTGCTTCAATTTTTGGTAAATTTTGTCATCTGAAATTCGATCCGGACTTGAATCATTCAAATAGACACTGTCTAAGTGTACATACCTGGGTTGTGGTGACCGAAGATTACATCGGCGATCGCCTGCCCGCCGGCCTGGCCGGGGTACCCTGCCCACAGGATGCCAGCGATCTTCCGGTCGTTCTGCGCGAAGGCAATGTCGACGGGCCCGCCGGACATGAGGACGAGGATCACCGGCCCTTTGGAGGCCTTCGCCACAGCGGAGACGAGCTCCGCCTGGCGACCAGGAAGGAGCAGGCTTGTCCGGTCCAGGCCCTCGGCCTCGACCTTCTGATCGAGGCCGAGCAGGACGACGGTGGCGTCAGCACGACGGGCCGCGTCGACGGCAGCGGCGATCGGCTGGTTGCCGCCTTGGCATGCCACGTCGGTGCAGCCCGCCTGGTGTAATGTGGTCTTCACGTACCTGCCGATGCCCTGCAGCGGCGTGGTGTACCGGCACGGCTGACCGGCGTAGTTCCCGATCATGGCCACGGTAGCCTGGGAGTGCGGGCCGACGAAGGCGACTGTGTGGTGCGCGGCTCGTGAGAGCGGCAGCGCGGCGCCGTCGTTCTTGAGGAGCACGACGCTCTGCCTCGCCGCCTCCAGCGCCAGCTCTTGGTGCGCGGGCGTGCACACGTGCTGCGGGCCGAGGTGGCCGAACGGCTGCGTGGCCAGATCGCCGTCGTACATCCCGAGGCGCATCTGCACGATAACGGTGTTGGTGACGGCGGCGTCGATGTCGGCGTCGGACACCTTCCGCTGCGCGACGGCGCCCTCGGTGTAGACGGCCAGGAAGGGGCCGCAGTCGAGGTCGAGGCCGGCCCGGAgcgtggcggcgacggcgtcctcgtGGGTCCTGGTGTAGTGCTGGTCGCGGTAGAAGACGTCGACGGAGTCGCAGTCAGAGACGATGTACCCCTCGAGGTGCCAGTTGCCCCTGATGGTGCCGCGGAGGAAGGACTCGTCGGCGCAGGTGGGCACGCCGTTGACCTGGTTATAGGAGCACATGACGCTGGCGGCGCGGCCGTCGACGACACAGGAGCGGAAGGGGACGTTGAAGGTGTCCTCGAGGTCCTGCGGCGTGACGATGGCGTTGAAGTAGAAGCGGTCGGTGCCGGACCAGCTGTCGAGGTCGTAGGCCGTGAAGTGTTTGCAGCAGGCGGCGGTCTTGAGACGCGTGTGGCCGCCGTGGCGACCTGCGCCCCCGTAGGGCTGCTGGAGGCCGCGGACATAGGCGGCGGCGTAGCGGCCGGAGACGGCGGGGTCCTCGCCGGGTGTCTCCTGGCCGCGGCCCCACCGCGGGTCGCGGAAGATGTTCACGTTGGGGCTCCAGAAGGTCAAGCCCGCCTGACCGCCGTTGTACATCGCTCACCCCTCGTCTGACACCGCCTGCATGCACCATGTACGTGGACGTATGTTAACACCAAAATTGTGGCAATTTTTTTAGTAGTACAAGAAAGAATGGTACTCCTATTTCAAAAATGGACTGAAAATTGTGGCAATTGAGTACTGCAAAGTTATCTAGGAGTATTACTCCTATTTCAAGAATGGACTGAAACTTAAAAATAAAACTTTCTGACAACCGCGCAATGCAAGGCATGATCAAATGTGAAAGAGAAATACTCGTCCCAGCAAGAGGAATCTGGCTGGCAATGGCACGGATGTCTATGCGGGATCATATCTTTGCCTCTCTCAATCCTCTCAATCACGTGGGTAGGCTGGAAGGATGATGTACTACGTGCTGTCCCTGTCATGTCAAGTTACGATGCACGTGGTTCAGTGGATTCACAGACCAGAAGACACGAGTCCAAGGCCCGGCATCAACTTGCTTCAAGTCTGCACGCAGCAACTCGTTAGACGGGTTTagaggaattttataggaattttAGATGATAGGATTTTTATAGAATTTTTTCTTTTAAaatcctttggttcataggaatggatttctATTTCTACATAGGATTGATTTTTATCCTCCACATTTCATTTTCATAGAAAACTAAAAAAaacctagactcaatgaaaaaattcctttggtgtcaaccaaatgacatcttgtttcctattcctattcataggatttgagatacatgtcatctcatttcctacaaaattactattcctatgataatcctatcctatgaaccaaaagaaaCCTATCATTGTGTAATCTCGAATCATAGAGTTTAACATCCAACTGAATGCATTAACATCGCAGGATTTTAAAGGTTTTATGTATGCACGTTTGGATTTATTAGGTTCCCTTTCATTTTGACTCAAAATTTGATCatgaatttaactaataaaatataaatgACATCTCACAAAACTTATACCATAGAAAACCTCTTTTAAACAAAATCTAACAATATACTTTGTGTAACACATGCTTTATATATTTTTTTAGTCCAGTACTTGATCAAATTTGGATCTAAAGTACAAGAGGGCCTAATAAATCCAGACGAAGATAGTAGCAAAAAGTCTCCATTGTCTTAAAAACGATTGAAGGCAGTACGCCTTGTGCGAAAAGCAGATAGGCGGCAACAGTGTCGCTGGCTAGCAGGTGGAGTACTTCCCACCAAGAAGCCAACAACTACTGAGCTACGAACCCAGATATTAGCACCGTCGCGTAGTATTAGATCGATTTTGAAAGCAACAGTGATTAGGCTATTTCCGTTTCCGCGGACACGGCCGCTTGATTTCCCAAATTACACGCCGAGATCTGATTAGCTAGAGACATAGCAGTCCTGATCTGGGTGGCTAGGCTGGCTTGCACATGGCTGCACGGAACATCTTGTACCATTGGCCAACCAGGAATTCCACCCACCAACCCATTCCTATCTGCTAGTAGTACAAAAATCTGGACACTGCACTCTACTAGTAGATCTGTTCATCACTCTACTAGTATTTGGCTCCTAGATGACGATGACACTGTATGGCAGCAAGTGTAGCATATATGCGGCTGGGCTGAACTGAAACCAAGTCCTGCAGCATAAGCTAGATTtgtcttctttttccttttctttccagTTTAGACGAATAAATGCCACTAGATTTGTCTTAAAGTGCCCTTATAAAAAGGTTAAAGGCAACCACTTGCAAAAGGGCATCCGGATTGTTTGCCTTTCCTGGCTCATCATCACACATGTTGTAGTAGGCTCCACGCCTAAATAATTACACTGTGCTAACACCAGTAGTACCCTCCCTACCCTATCCATCTACCAATCATCCACACCACTTGATGCTACTACTCTACTACTTGCTGGCCGGTGCATACTCGTTAGTTGGCTGAATCTACGACACAAtttgcaaaaacaaaaacaaaaaactgaGCCTACACTACACTAAGTTTACTGAAAACTGGGAGAATTTCGTGAGCAACAAATAAGAGAGTTGTTTAGGTTTTTTTTCCGATAAAGGACGATTTTATTATctcaaatgtagcatcaagcggatacaaaacattatgagtaacacccagcctctgcataactaggatgcacatagCCAAACACCAAAGTCTGACACTAAAAAAAGTAAGAAAACCGACAATACGACAACAGTAGAGTCCTATGGACCGACACTTTGCCTATGTCGAACTCGGCGGTGGATGGATCCGgaggttatgctgccacccatgttgggaaaaaacctccatagccgcctgctccaaccgcgtacacaccgccttgaacagcggtTGGTGCTCCGCCTGTTGTAGCGTAGACCACGTACTaagcgagtgcgtacaacggaaaataacctgcagaggagaagcatttttgtcattaaaaatcaaatcatttctacatagccaaagcgaccatagtaaggcataTGACTGTTGTGCGTGCATTTTGTGTATTAATCTCTCGGCAAGGTAAACAACATACGTGCAGCTTGCCACGTGACTCTGCACGGTAGGATTCTGCTTTGAGATTGGTGCCATGAATCGTCAGCGAGGTCAGAAGAAAAGGAAGGAACTGCTCTGCCCGAGACAGGCGCGGTGCGCAGCGAGAGGGACACGGACAAGCAAGAGTTCACGTGCTCGCATACCAAACAGGAACATTAGAGAGCGCtcaggtactgttgtgaactcattctaaattcatattggtgtaatatctactatattccaacttccctatggttcataccctccgatactactcatagattcatcaaaataagcaaacaacataatgaaaacataatctgtcaaaaacagaacagtctgtagtaatctgtaactctcgaacacttctgtaactccaaaaatcctaagaaattaggaagtcctaggcaatttctTTATTGATCTACTACAGTTGGAATTTGTATTTTATCTCTCTttggtaaaaatgaaaattatttttgtgagtgcatactttctgtttttatcagcaagattaaacaataatcacccaagaagatcctaaaggctttacttggcacaatcactaattaaaacataaaaaacacaataataacataagatagatgaattatttattactaaacaggagcaacaagcaaagaacaaaaatataattgggttgcctcccaacaagcgctatcgtttaacgcccctagctaggcatgatgatttcaatgatgctcacatctataccactatatagtgtgccaatagctCCACATATTAATCGTTGGATATGCCGATCCAACGGtcaagagatggcaaatccgagcattaTCATCCGTTGGATAAAGTTTTCAACTCATAGGATTTTGCCATGTGGCCTTCTAATTGAACCCCCAACTCTACCATCTCATGTGTTCTAGAAGCATCTATCGACATGCTTATCTGATACTCTAATAAAAAGGGACTAGAACAATCTGGATTCTAGAGAGGTAAGAACCAAGTTGGATCTTGTCCAAAACAATTCTAGGAAAGGAAATACATATTCAAATGTATTTTCCCATGCTTTTTATATACATTTAAATGACGTGAAAATCACGTACAATTTACtagtaaaagataagaattgaaacatcaagagagcaaacaacttatgggaacaagaatcaacttgcataggaaagtaaaacaagcatagcttcaagattttcaacacatagagagaaaatttgatattattgcaattcctacaagcatatattcctccctcataataattttcagtagcatcatgaatgaattcaacaatataactatcacat from Triticum aestivum cultivar Chinese Spring chromosome 4A, IWGSC CS RefSeq v2.1, whole genome shotgun sequence harbors:
- the LOC123086223 gene encoding probable beta-D-xylosidase 2 translates to MYNGGQAGLTFWSPNVNIFRDPRWGRGQETPGEDPAVSGRYAAAYVRGLQQPYGGAGRHGGHTRLKTAACCKHFTAYDLDSWSGTDRFYFNAIVTPQDLEDTFNVPFRSCVVDGRAASVMCSYNQVNGVPTCADESFLRGTIRGNWHLEGYIVSDCDSVDVFYRDQHYTRTHEDAVAATLRAGLDLDCGPFLAVYTEGAVAQRKVSDADIDAAVTNTVIVQMRLGMYDGDLATQPFGHLGPQHVCTPAHQELALEAARQSVVLLKNDGAALPLSRAAHHTVAFVGPHSQATVAMIGNYAGQPCRYTTPLQGIGRYVKTTLHQAGCTDVACQGGNQPIAAAVDAARRADATVVLLGLDQKVEAEGLDRTSLLLPGRQAELVSAVAKASKGPVILVLMSGGPVDIAFAQNDRKIAGILWAGYPGQAGGQAIADVIFGHHNPGGKLPVTWYPQDYLQKAPMTNMVMRADPARGYPGRTYRFYTGPTIHPFGHGLSYTKFTHTLAHAPAQLTVQLAGHHAAAASSLNTTKHLGHAAADVRVSHARCEGIPVHVVVKNVGDRDGAHTVLVYASPPAAAAAAHGAPARQLVVFEKVHVPAGGVVRVEMGLDVCNELSVADRDGVRRIPVGEHTLTIGELTHLVTLGVEQLAV